A region from the Algoriphagus machipongonensis genome encodes:
- a CDS encoding DUF937 domain-containing protein yields MLDQLLNLAEGPLEEMLSGMNQENPKSSASALKESIFSSLQKQVATGDMNGVKEMFSGAETSPDSPIVNQLQSNVSEGLIEKLGISKEQAMSIAAAALPMILNFFNKRVNDAPQDNQDIMSSVVSALQGNSGKVNPTDLLGSLMGGGNGKGGMDLGGLMDLGKGLFK; encoded by the coding sequence ATGTTAGATCAACTATTAAATTTAGCTGAGGGACCTTTGGAAGAAATGCTTTCGGGCATGAATCAAGAAAACCCAAAATCATCAGCAAGTGCATTAAAAGAGTCTATTTTTTCGAGTCTTCAGAAGCAGGTAGCTACAGGAGATATGAATGGAGTCAAAGAAATGTTTTCAGGCGCCGAAACTTCACCAGATTCACCGATAGTCAATCAATTACAAAGCAATGTTTCCGAAGGTTTAATTGAAAAACTTGGGATCAGCAAAGAACAAGCAATGAGTATTGCTGCAGCTGCTTTACCCATGATTTTAAACTTTTTCAATAAGCGTGTAAACGATGCACCACAAGATAATCAAGACATCATGTCTTCTGTGGTTTCTGCGCTTCAAGGGAATTCTGGCAAAGTAAACCCGACAGACCTTTTAGGATCTCTAATGGGGGGAGGAAACGGTAAAGGAGGAATGGATTTAGGTGGATTAATGGATTTAGGAAAAGGTCTATTTAAATAA